The DNA region GGGAACTCTTTCAAGGTCGTGAGGGTTTTTAGTTTTAAAGAATGCGGAGTTTTCGCAGGAAGAGCCCATAGCAAATTCATCCATATTGAGCTTTCCTACAGTAATTACCCCCTGTTCTTCAAATCTGTTCATAACAGTTGCGCTGTAGGGAGGTACAAAATTTTCAAGAATTTTTGAAGCACAGGTAGTTTTTATACCCTGTGTGCATATATTGTCCTTTATTCCCGCAGGAATTCCCGCAAGCAAAGGCATATCTTCATTTGCGGCAAATTTTTCATCAATTTTAGCCGCCTTTTTCATAGCTTCATCCTTTTGCAAGGTTATGTAGCTTTTTACGTCATTTTCAACCTTTTCTATTTGAGTGTATACGTCTGCTGTAAGCTCAGAAGCGCTTATTTTCTTTTCACGAAGCATTTTTGAAAGCTCCGTTATAGTAAG from Oscillospiraceae bacterium includes:
- a CDS encoding Asp-tRNA(Asn)/Glu-tRNA(Gln) amidotransferase subunit GatA, with translation MELCKLTITELSKMLREKKISASELTADVYTQIEKVENDVKSYITLQKDEAMKKAAKIDEKFAANEDMPLLAGIPAGIKDNICTQGIKTTCASKILENFVPPYSATVMNRFEEQGVITVGKLNMDEFAMGSSCENSAFFKTKNPHDLERVP